One window of Triticum dicoccoides isolate Atlit2015 ecotype Zavitan chromosome 5A, WEW_v2.0, whole genome shotgun sequence genomic DNA carries:
- the LOC119302950 gene encoding probable serine/threonine-protein kinase PBL25 — MTPFKPLDFTESGVLNNIFEENIISSGGSGKVYRVHHPSLHGLIEDRSSRIMVVKKKGSLDDWLHHHDRKGAPAPLDWLTKLTIAIDASRGLNYIHKECRQAIIHRDIKSGNILFDPEFHAKIVDFRLARMVVNPRQSHHRSAIFGIHGYMAPDENLKSSKASQTFLLRSN; from the exons ATGACACCATTCAAACCTTTGGACTTCACGGAATCCGGCGTGCTCAACAACATATTTGAGGAGAACATTATCAGCAGTGGAGGGTCTGGGAAGGTGTACCGTGTCCACCACCCTAGCCTTCATGGTCTCATTGAGGATCGCAGCAGCAGAATAATGGTTGTTAAGAAG AAGGGCAGCCTCGACGACTGGCTGCACCATCATGACCGCAAGGGCGCCCCTGCACCATTGGACTGGCTGACAAAGCTGACCATTGCTATTGATGCATCCAGGGGCCTCAACTACATCCACAAAGAGTGCAGACAAGCTATTATCCATCGGGACATCAAGTCAGGCAACATTTTGTTTGACCCAGAGTTCCATGCCAAGATCGTCGACTTTAGGCTTGCCCGAATGGTTGTCAACCCACGCCAGTCCCACCACAGGTCAGCCATTTTTGGGATACACGGGTACATGGCCCCTGATGAGAATCTCAAATCCAGCAAGGCATCTCAAACGTTTCTGTTGAGATCTAACTGA